The Sphingopyxis fribergensis genome contains a region encoding:
- a CDS encoding serine hydrolase domain-containing protein, with amino-acid sequence MAGRMKWMSLAAGAVMVGAAAFAAQGGFVGNGGGEARPMVQLPPAAPAAKASTSAASAPAAASLSATVGGYTYDWTALQAAIDADTEVDNGYFIVGNASDPDYLFAYEKGSFGIDRVTPLASASKWFAGALGMRMVQAGIATLDDPMRPPLAFWTTIGTKKDVKLKHALSMTSGFNASPLVGGCQLLPAMTLYNCAKSIHDLRYDILRPGNAPGAQYSYGPHGLQVAAAYLEAKDISIAPGTSPARQRNFHELFAQHVTTPLGMTSTTWYDPAGSAPTNPWVAGGAYSTPRDYAKLLRAFLGGSFITDMTSFTQQRTAGLPRVFVPASAGNWEYALGSFVECDTPSACATSKINSSPGAYGWTGWIDRETGYYALIATEISSGGDRKGVELEQVMQDLIEDAIANRTPAP; translated from the coding sequence ATGGCTGGAAGAATGAAATGGATGTCGCTTGCCGCCGGTGCAGTAATGGTTGGGGCTGCGGCCTTTGCGGCGCAGGGCGGGTTCGTGGGCAACGGCGGCGGCGAGGCGCGTCCCATGGTGCAGCTTCCGCCTGCGGCGCCCGCTGCTAAAGCGTCGACGTCGGCGGCATCGGCGCCCGCGGCCGCCAGCCTTTCGGCCACCGTCGGCGGATATACCTATGACTGGACAGCGTTACAGGCGGCAATCGACGCCGATACCGAGGTCGATAACGGCTATTTCATCGTCGGGAATGCTTCGGATCCCGACTATCTCTTCGCCTATGAGAAGGGCAGCTTCGGTATCGATCGGGTGACCCCGCTTGCGTCGGCCTCCAAATGGTTCGCCGGCGCGCTGGGGATGCGCATGGTGCAGGCGGGCATCGCGACGCTCGACGATCCGATGCGGCCGCCGCTTGCCTTCTGGACGACGATCGGAACGAAGAAGGATGTCAAACTCAAGCACGCGTTGTCGATGACGTCGGGCTTCAACGCGAGCCCGCTCGTTGGCGGATGTCAGCTGCTTCCGGCCATGACGCTCTACAATTGCGCGAAGAGCATCCACGATCTGCGTTACGACATTCTGCGCCCGGGTAACGCGCCCGGCGCGCAATATAGCTATGGACCGCATGGCCTTCAGGTCGCCGCTGCCTATCTGGAGGCAAAGGATATAAGCATCGCGCCCGGCACGTCACCGGCACGCCAGCGCAATTTTCACGAACTGTTCGCGCAGCATGTGACGACCCCGCTCGGGATGACGAGCACGACCTGGTATGACCCTGCGGGAAGCGCTCCCACCAACCCGTGGGTCGCGGGCGGCGCCTATTCGACGCCGCGCGACTATGCGAAACTTCTGCGTGCCTTCCTTGGCGGCAGCTTTATTACCGATATGACAAGCTTCACCCAGCAACGTACCGCAGGCTTGCCGCGCGTTTTCGTGCCGGCGAGCGCGGGCAATTGGGAATATGCGCTCGGCTCCTTTGTCGAATGCGACACGCCTTCGGCCTGCGCGACGTCCAAGATCAATTCCTCACCGGGTGCCTATGGTTGGACCGGCTGGATCGATCGCGAGACCGGCTATTACGCTTTGATCGCCACCGAAATATCGAGCGGAGGCGACCGGAAAGGCGTCGAGCTCGAACAGGTCATGCAGGATCTGATCGAGGATGCGATCGCGAATCGCACCCCGGCGCCCTGA
- a CDS encoding hotdog fold thioesterase, with protein MNAPAVPGLEELRDLLALAPFHRWLGLSIAEVGANELVISMPWRDEIISNPTVGAAHGGIVSALIDLTGLYTIIAMGGAARATADLHVDFHRPAKLGPLRAIGSPVKLGRQINVAATRILAADGTLVASGRGAYVA; from the coding sequence ATGAATGCCCCCGCCGTCCCGGGGCTTGAGGAATTACGTGACCTATTGGCGCTGGCCCCTTTTCACCGCTGGCTCGGGCTCAGCATCGCTGAGGTCGGCGCCAACGAGTTGGTGATCTCCATGCCTTGGCGAGACGAAATCATCTCAAATCCGACGGTCGGCGCGGCGCATGGTGGCATCGTATCGGCTTTGATCGATCTGACCGGCCTCTATACGATCATCGCGATGGGGGGTGCTGCGCGGGCGACGGCGGACCTCCATGTGGATTTTCACCGACCGGCCAAGCTGGGGCCGCTTCGCGCGATCGGCAGCCCGGTGAAATTAGGGCGGCAGATAAACGTCGCGGCTACCCGGATCCTAGCCGCAGACGGAACCTTGGTGGCGAGTGGTAGAGGGGCCTACGTCGCCTGA
- a CDS encoding MarR family winged helix-turn-helix transcriptional regulator — MTMVEPRNTSGSPAKSLLTASDEFVFLIEEVPRKLRRMFDASTARFGLTRTQWRALVYIYRTPGMTQTDLSKCLELERASVGHVVDQLERMVLAERRAAKGDRRVWELHLLPRAIEILPQLRAEADMIYARLLHMISPTEIRAMRSLLTKMSGNLESGSEDMPPR; from the coding sequence ATGACGATGGTTGAACCTCGCAATACAAGCGGCTCTCCCGCGAAAAGTCTTCTGACGGCCTCAGACGAGTTTGTCTTTCTCATCGAGGAAGTGCCCCGCAAACTGCGTCGGATGTTTGATGCCTCAACGGCGCGCTTCGGATTGACGCGAACCCAGTGGCGCGCGCTCGTCTATATCTATCGGACCCCGGGCATGACCCAAACCGACCTCTCCAAATGCCTCGAACTGGAGCGTGCCAGCGTTGGCCATGTTGTCGACCAGCTGGAAAGAATGGTGCTCGCGGAACGGCGCGCTGCCAAGGGCGACCGGCGCGTCTGGGAACTTCATCTTTTGCCCCGAGCGATCGAAATCCTGCCTCAGCTGCGCGCCGAAGCCGACATGATCTACGCGCGACTGCTCCATATGATTTCCCCAACTGAGATACGCGCGATGCGCTCATTGCTGACGAAAATGTCCGGCAATCTCGAAAGCGGATCGGAAGACATGCCTCCTCGATAG
- a CDS encoding alpha/beta fold hydrolase translates to MIDQSITLAGKAGHEIAASVDGPELGLPVILAHGGGQTRRAWRAVAHRLASHGFRTIAVDMRGHGESAWASDGAYDISDFAADLVEIAAATASKPALIGASLGGLAGIIAEGKCAPGSFGSLTLVDVTPQMEPSGVARVVGFMAAHARDGFASVEEAAQVIADYLPHRPSRKASAGLAHYLRRKDDERFYWHWDPAFIERVTQQGGGVSSDHGRTELSAAAACLTLPVHLIRGGSSDLVSLEAVKHFQGLVPHMAYSDIANATHMVVGDENDAFGQSILEFLLGIHEAEMKS, encoded by the coding sequence ATGATTGATCAGTCGATCACGCTTGCCGGGAAAGCGGGCCATGAAATCGCAGCGTCGGTTGATGGCCCGGAACTCGGATTACCGGTAATCCTCGCGCACGGCGGCGGACAGACCCGAAGGGCATGGAGGGCGGTAGCCCACCGGCTCGCGAGCCATGGTTTCCGGACCATCGCAGTCGATATGCGCGGGCACGGCGAGAGTGCATGGGCCAGCGACGGAGCCTATGATATCTCCGATTTTGCGGCCGATCTCGTCGAGATCGCTGCGGCGACGGCGAGCAAACCGGCGCTGATTGGCGCGTCGCTTGGTGGCCTGGCCGGGATCATCGCCGAGGGAAAATGCGCACCGGGAAGTTTCGGATCGCTGACGCTGGTCGACGTCACACCTCAGATGGAACCGAGCGGCGTCGCCCGCGTGGTCGGTTTCATGGCGGCGCATGCGCGCGATGGTTTTGCGTCGGTGGAAGAGGCCGCACAGGTCATTGCCGACTATCTGCCCCATCGCCCCAGCCGGAAGGCTTCGGCCGGGCTAGCACACTATCTGCGCCGCAAGGACGATGAACGCTTCTATTGGCACTGGGACCCCGCCTTCATCGAAAGAGTGACGCAGCAGGGCGGCGGCGTTTCCAGCGACCATGGCCGCACCGAGCTCAGCGCGGCCGCTGCCTGCTTGACCTTGCCGGTGCATCTGATCCGCGGCGGGTCAAGCGATCTCGTCTCGCTGGAAGCCGTCAAGCATTTCCAGGGCCTTGTCCCTCATATGGCGTATAGCGACATTGCGAATGCGACTCATATGGTGGTGGGGGACGAGAACGACGCTTTCGGGCAATCGATCCTAGAGTTTTTGCTCGGCATCCATGAAGCGGAAATGAAATCATGA